A window of the Brassica napus cultivar Da-Ae chromosome C5, Da-Ae, whole genome shotgun sequence genome harbors these coding sequences:
- the BNACNNG15300D gene encoding uncharacterized protein BNACNNG15300D, which yields MSRKPNAKAVVSSEASAKTHEVMFFKDVKFGPQEGELRFRLIHFWEARNAIKKVLIGIEMLLIDEQGTVIQGFIPSGRIDTYLPHMISSSIYRLTNFYGSMSKTVYRVAEPIVTITFSWTSVLSLFEDSSVRFPEDRFRFHGYEEFEAGCDLGGDLYDYVGHIKLVGEQALTDGLVLDEVEIASSRRILIHVQTHDGPVMKLYLWDKAATDFCKKFKAHGNTPSVILVTTVNPKRFGGALTLSSLSSSSVFLDLDVQPTRDYLTWLDSNSDVANRVNPDIVTKAETVTIGELFSYIKHEGSKVAWFECTATIDDVVHGCAWYYISCGGCKTKATKGPTTLMCKKCGKAEVAGVADVGDDHIVPVPQALIDTIGQTRKFVVKVSKHNLEGKTQALTVTKVLPLEATAPDGNLEENVIVPAVEETLQMGKRVDGPSSEHEDSVDEAVKRSFDRDESGEAKRTKCG from the exons ATGTCGAGAAAGCCAAACGCCAAGGCTGTTGTGAGCTCTGAAGCCTCGGCCAAAACCCATGAAGTGATGTTCTTCAAAGATGTCAAATTTGGTCCACAAGAAGGCGAGCTAAGGTTTCGTCTGATCCATTTTTGGGAGGCTCGAAACGCAATTAAGAAGGTGCTTATCGGTATAGAGATGCTACTTATTGATGAACAG GGTACTGTGATCCAAGGATTCATCCCATCAGGAAGGATTGACACCTATTTGCCACACATGATCTCCAGTTCCATTTACAGACTCACTAATTTTTATGGGTCTATGAGCAAGACTGTGTACCGGGTTGCTGAACCAATCGTGACCATTACTTTCTCATGGACCTCTGTCCTCTCTCTTTTTGAGGACAGTTCGGTTCGTTTTCCTGAGGACCGGTTCCGGTTCCATGGGTATGAAGAGTTTGAAGCAGGCTGTGACCTCGGAGGGGATCTTTATG ATTATGTTGGTCACATAAAACTGGTGGGTGAACAGGCTCTGACTGACGGTCTTGTGCTTGATGAAGTCGAGATAGCTTCCTCTCGGCGTATTTTGATTCATGTCCAGACACATGA TGGTCCTGTGATGAAGCTCTACCTATGGGACAAGGCTGCTACAGACTTCTGTAAGAAGTTTAAAGCGCATGGAAACACTCCGAGTGTTATTCTGGTGACTACTGTAAACCCGAAACGGTTTGGAG GCGCTCTAACTCTCTCCTCCCTATCATCCTCCAGTGTCTTTCTTGACTTGGACGTTCAGCCAACCAGAGATTATCTGACTTG GTTGGATTCAAACTCAGATGTTGCTAACAGGGTTAATCCCGACATTGTGACTAAGGCAGAGACGGTTACAATAGGGGAGCTGTTCTCCTACATCAAGCATGAAGGATCAAAG GTTGCTTGGTTTGAGTGCACAGCCACCATTGATGATGTTGTGCATGGTTGTGCATGGTATTATATTTCCTGCGGTGGGTGCAAGACGAAGGCGACAAAAGGGCCTACTACGCTTATGTGTAAGAAATGTGGGAAAGCTGAAGTTGCCGGTGTTGCAGA CGTAGGAGATGATCACATAGTCCCGGTGCCACAGGCTCTGATTGATACCATTGGGCAAACTCGCAAGTTCGTTGTTAAGGTTTCAAAACACAATTTGGAAGGTAAGACCCAAGCTTTGACTGTTACAAAGGTGCTCCCTCTTGAAGCTACAGCACCTGATGGCAACTTAGAAGAGAATGTGATTGTTCCTGCGGTTGAAGAGACCTTACAGATGGGTAAGCGTGTGGATGGTCCTTCCAGTGAGCATGAAGATTCCGTAGATGAAGCGGTGAAAAGGAGTTTTGATAGGGATGAGTCAGGAGAAGCTAAGCGTACCAAATGTGGCTAA